The following proteins are co-located in the Siansivirga zeaxanthinifaciens CC-SAMT-1 genome:
- a CDS encoding hydroxymethylglutaryl-CoA reductase, degradative, whose protein sequence is MSKSIAGFSKLSKSKKIDWIVETYFSNTEDAKSVLKQYWNSNEKLQQLHDEFIENTITNYYLPLGVAPNFLINNKIYTIPMAIEESSVVAAASKAAKFWMDRGGFKTTVISTTKIGQVHFMYHGNPETLKNYFNYIKPQLISDAKPITKNMEKRGGGILDIELRDKTNAIEGYYQLHASFETLDAMGANFINSCLEQFAKTFKNEALTFDAFTDEDKNIQIIMSILSNYVPECLVRAEVSCKVEDLSDDASIPSEEFANKFVQAVKIAEIEPYRAVTHNKGIMNGIDAVVLATGNDFRAIEACVHAYASKNGSYSSLSHAKIENGIFTFWMEIPLALGTVGGLTGLHPLVKLSLELLHHPSAKELMEIVAVAGLAQNFAALRSLTTTGIQQGHMKMHLMNILNQFEATTTEKETLIEYFKNHIVSHSAVVDAIKNLRSKN, encoded by the coding sequence ATGAGTAAATCTATTGCTGGCTTTTCCAAACTATCAAAATCTAAAAAGATTGATTGGATTGTTGAAACTTATTTTTCAAATACCGAAGATGCCAAATCTGTTTTAAAACAATACTGGAATTCTAACGAAAAATTACAACAGTTACACGACGAGTTTATTGAAAACACCATAACCAACTACTACTTGCCGCTTGGTGTAGCGCCCAACTTTTTAATAAACAACAAGATTTACACCATACCAATGGCTATCGAGGAAAGCTCTGTGGTCGCCGCAGCCAGCAAGGCCGCCAAATTCTGGATGGATCGTGGCGGATTTAAAACCACCGTTATTTCTACCACTAAAATTGGTCAGGTACATTTTATGTATCATGGTAACCCAGAAACCTTAAAAAACTATTTTAATTATATAAAACCGCAATTAATTAGCGATGCTAAACCCATAACTAAAAATATGGAAAAGCGTGGCGGTGGTATTTTAGATATTGAATTGCGCGATAAAACCAATGCTATTGAAGGGTATTACCAACTACATGCATCGTTTGAAACCCTCGATGCTATGGGCGCCAATTTTATAAACTCTTGTTTAGAGCAGTTTGCAAAAACATTTAAAAATGAAGCTTTAACTTTTGATGCTTTTACAGATGAAGACAAGAACATTCAAATAATAATGAGTATTCTTTCTAACTATGTTCCAGAATGTTTAGTTAGAGCTGAAGTAAGTTGTAAGGTTGAAGACCTAAGTGATGATGCTTCTATTCCTTCAGAAGAATTTGCTAATAAATTTGTTCAGGCTGTTAAAATTGCAGAAATAGAACCTTATCGGGCCGTTACGCATAACAAGGGAATTATGAATGGTATTGATGCTGTAGTTTTAGCAACAGGAAACGATTTTAGAGCTATTGAAGCCTGTGTACACGCCTATGCATCAAAAAACGGTAGTTATAGCAGCTTGTCGCATGCAAAAATTGAAAACGGCATATTTACGTTTTGGATGGAAATTCCGTTGGCTTTAGGTACTGTTGGTGGTTTAACTGGTTTACACCCCTTAGTAAAATTATCTTTAGAGCTTTTACACCACCCAAGCGCAAAAGAACTTATGGAAATTGTTGCTGTTGCCGGACTTGCTCAAAATTTTGCAGCTTTACGCTCGCTAACAACAACTGGCATACAACAAGGACACATGAAAATGCACCTGATGAATATTTTAAATCAGTTTGAAGCAACTACCACCGAAAAAGAAACGCTTATCGAGTATTTTAAAAACCATATTGTTTCGCATAGCGCTGTGGTTGATGCTATTAAGAACTTAAGAAGTAAAAATTAA
- a CDS encoding GYDIA family GHMP kinase, whose translation MKTFYSNGKLLITGEYVVLDGALSLALPTTYGQSLIVEPIDTPKIKWTSIDDKGAIWFEDTFLIENIFTTTISRNEIADRIIQILKAVKTLNPDFFNQEKGFKITTKLTFPRDWGLGTSSTLINNIAQWTQVNAFELLEKTFGGSGYDIACAQNNQPISYLLLDKKPVVDVVNFNPTFKAHLYFVYLNKKQNSRDGIAQYRQNIPHELIINEICKISIKIMHSKSLSEFENLITLHETFISDIIKQKPIKEQLFSDFEGHIKSLGAWGGDFILVTSKDNPASYFKDKGFDVIIPYSDMILKN comes from the coding sequence GTGAAAACATTTTATAGTAACGGAAAACTTTTAATTACCGGAGAATACGTAGTGCTCGATGGCGCTCTTTCGTTAGCACTACCAACTACATACGGACAGTCGTTAATAGTAGAACCGATTGATACGCCCAAAATTAAGTGGACAAGTATTGATGATAAAGGTGCCATTTGGTTTGAAGATACTTTTTTAATTGAAAATATATTTACAACAACCATATCTCGAAACGAGATAGCAGACAGAATTATACAAATTTTAAAAGCTGTTAAAACTTTAAATCCTGATTTTTTTAATCAAGAAAAAGGATTTAAAATCACGACCAAATTAACATTTCCGCGAGATTGGGGTTTAGGAACCTCGTCTACGTTAATAAACAACATAGCACAATGGACGCAAGTAAACGCGTTCGAGTTATTAGAAAAAACCTTTGGTGGTAGTGGTTACGATATTGCTTGTGCTCAAAATAACCAACCCATTAGTTATTTGTTACTCGATAAAAAACCCGTGGTAGATGTTGTAAATTTTAACCCAACATTTAAAGCGCATTTATATTTTGTTTATCTAAACAAAAAACAAAACAGTCGCGATGGCATTGCGCAGTACCGACAAAATATACCGCATGAACTTATTATAAACGAAATTTGTAAAATTTCAATTAAAATAATGCACTCGAAGTCACTTTCGGAATTTGAAAATTTAATAACCTTACATGAAACTTTTATTTCTGATATTATAAAACAGAAACCAATTAAGGAACAATTATTCAGTGATTTTGAAGGTCATATTAAAAGTTTGGGTGCCTGGGGTGGCGATTTTATTTTAGTTACTTCCAAAGATAATCCGGCTTCGTATTTTAAAGACAAGGGCTTTGATGTGATTATTCCCTATTCTGACATGATTTTGAAAAACTAA
- a CDS encoding peptide MFS transporter has product MTTDIENLFKDKVLGHPAGLFVLFFTEMWERFSFYGMRVLLVNFLTFSLIGDNPGWGWSAENAGALFGTYAMLLYITPIIGGVIADKFTGYRLAVIIGSIIMAAGHACMALETEFTLYFGLGLLVVGTGFFKPNITSIISEMYKKNPEKKDGAYTIFYMGVNAGAFFGMMLCGYLAEKIGWSYGFGLADIFMLLGTLQFSFSGNLFGKIGLKPTKVHHVEDIQDGDNSIAEITEDPEVEKENPFTLLDKILIIVCAVVGLGYAINDPMSKIAGIDIFSALQMGQFEGQYVAVLFALALFLFLVIGRILRYTKVVRDRMFAFIIFAFFTVFFWLSFEQGASSLVLFARDNVDRVLLGNSAFVFNVINALLTVVPLVIITYVLIDLWKKTFKKIPYSNIVLAVCFLFMWGIVFWMLKREFSADVSEITVSWFSILNSFFIIVFASFFSKWFESKYNPSAAAKYALGLIIMAIGFGLLAFGAYGVQEGVKVSMVWLILAYLFHTLGELCLSPVGLSYVSKLVPARMIALMFGMWYLAIAIGNKLAAVLGGQIENITKAYSLSTFFLIFTIVPIVAGLVVFALNPALKKLMHGVR; this is encoded by the coding sequence ATGACAACTGATATTGAAAATCTTTTCAAAGACAAAGTTTTAGGGCATCCTGCGGGATTATTTGTGCTTTTTTTTACCGAAATGTGGGAGCGTTTCTCATTTTATGGTATGCGTGTGCTTTTGGTGAATTTTTTAACTTTTTCGCTCATTGGAGATAACCCTGGCTGGGGCTGGTCTGCCGAAAATGCAGGTGCCTTGTTTGGTACCTATGCCATGTTACTTTACATAACACCTATTATTGGTGGTGTTATTGCCGATAAATTTACGGGCTATCGTTTAGCCGTTATTATCGGGTCTATTATCATGGCGGCAGGACATGCATGTATGGCTCTAGAGACCGAATTTACATTGTACTTTGGTTTAGGTTTATTAGTTGTAGGTACCGGATTTTTTAAACCGAATATTACCTCTATAATTTCAGAAATGTATAAAAAGAACCCAGAAAAGAAAGATGGGGCTTATACCATTTTTTACATGGGAGTTAATGCGGGTGCGTTTTTTGGCATGATGCTTTGTGGATATTTAGCTGAAAAAATTGGATGGTCTTACGGCTTTGGACTAGCTGATATTTTTATGCTTTTGGGAACATTACAATTTTCGTTTTCTGGAAATTTATTTGGTAAAATCGGATTGAAACCAACCAAAGTGCATCATGTTGAAGACATTCAGGATGGTGATAATTCTATAGCCGAAATCACTGAAGATCCAGAAGTAGAAAAAGAGAACCCATTCACCCTTTTAGATAAGATTTTAATTATTGTTTGTGCTGTTGTAGGTTTGGGATACGCCATTAATGACCCCATGTCTAAAATTGCTGGAATTGATATTTTTTCCGCATTACAAATGGGGCAGTTTGAAGGGCAATATGTTGCTGTTTTGTTTGCATTAGCCTTATTTTTATTTTTGGTTATTGGAAGAATTTTACGCTATACAAAAGTGGTAAGAGATCGCATGTTTGCCTTTATAATATTTGCATTTTTTACAGTGTTCTTTTGGCTGTCTTTTGAGCAAGGTGCTTCATCGTTAGTTTTATTTGCAAGAGATAATGTCGATAGGGTTTTATTAGGTAATTCAGCATTTGTTTTTAATGTAATTAATGCTTTATTAACGGTGGTTCCCTTGGTAATTATAACTTATGTTTTAATTGATTTATGGAAAAAGACATTCAAAAAAATTCCCTATTCAAATATTGTTTTGGCAGTTTGTTTCTTATTTATGTGGGGCATCGTATTTTGGATGCTTAAACGCGAATTTAGTGCCGATGTTTCAGAGATAACCGTATCATGGTTTAGTATTCTTAATTCCTTCTTTATAATTGTATTTGCATCATTCTTTTCAAAATGGTTTGAAAGTAAATACAACCCTTCGGCAGCAGCCAAATACGCTTTAGGTTTAATAATTATGGCTATAGGTTTTGGGTTGTTGGCTTTTGGTGCGTATGGTGTTCAAGAAGGTGTTAAAGTAAGTATGGTTTGGTTAATTTTAGCGTATTTGTTTCATACTTTGGGTGAATTATGCTTGTCTCCAGTCGGACTTTCTTATGTTAGTAAATTGGTTCCGGCAAGAATGATTGCTTTAATGTTTGGTATGTGGTATTTAGCCATCGCCATCGGGAATAAGTTAGCGGCTGTTTTGGGGGGGCAAATCGAAAACATTACAAAAGCCTACAGTTTATCTACTTTCTTCTTAATATTCACCATTGTTCCTATTGTAGCTGGTTTAGTGGTTTTTGCATTAAATCCTGCCTTAAAGAAATTAATGCATGGTGTGCGTTAA
- a CDS encoding peptidylprolyl isomerase, producing MAVLNKIRQRSLFLIIIIALALFAFVLADLFKKGSAFTEQDQQIVATINGKDITRADFLQKVEAAQRQAGPNATNTQVMNRVWEQEVRQAIMETQFDKLGITVEKDQMRDLLKTALSNSPEFLNEAGLFDENKLNEYIANLKETTPEGYQGWVNYEKSLAANGLQQSYFNLVKAGLTGTLAEGELEHKLEGNKVDVKYVQIPYTSIPDSLVKVSKSDISSYISKNEKKYKVEASRDIKYVQFNEVASIEDENAIKADLNNLLKDKEEYNQTTKANETVLGFKNTTDNEDFVNTHSDIKFDNRFLFKSSLPVAVADSLFTLNEGDVYGPYKDNGAFKISKVVAVKQIPDSAKVRHILIPFLGSRSASPEVVQTEDQAKATADSLLAVIKSDRSKFPELVKEFSSDQGSVNNEGRYDWHPYNSMVPEFNDFEFEGKVGDLGVVKTVFGFHIIEIEGLKEKKKAIQIATIARKIEPSEATIDKIFRDASNFELALEKKDFDELAKESSFTARPVNGIKVLDENIPGVGNQRPIVRWTFEEDTKVGDVKRFNIPNGYVIAQLVAKHEAGLMSVEDASASVSPIIRSQKKAEMIKKRVSAKTLDALAKAENTTVKTAFALNMKTPTLAGAGREPLVVGAAFGLKEGQTSKLIEGSNGVYMIQVTKATPAVKLENYQAAANRVEQQKINVVSSKLFNALKEAAEIEDNRVKIQVQ from the coding sequence ATGGCAGTATTAAATAAGATTAGACAACGCTCATTATTTTTAATTATAATTATTGCATTGGCATTATTTGCTTTTGTTTTAGCAGATTTATTTAAAAAAGGTAGTGCTTTTACCGAACAAGATCAACAAATTGTTGCAACTATTAATGGTAAAGATATTACCAGAGCAGACTTTTTACAAAAAGTAGAGGCTGCTCAACGTCAGGCAGGACCAAATGCAACGAATACTCAGGTAATGAATCGTGTTTGGGAGCAAGAAGTGCGACAAGCAATTATGGAAACTCAATTTGATAAATTAGGAATTACTGTCGAAAAAGATCAAATGAGAGACTTGTTAAAAACAGCTCTGTCTAACAGTCCAGAATTTTTAAACGAAGCTGGCTTGTTTGATGAAAACAAATTAAATGAGTATATCGCTAATTTAAAAGAAACTACTCCAGAAGGTTACCAAGGATGGGTAAACTACGAAAAATCTTTAGCTGCAAATGGCTTACAACAAAGCTACTTTAATTTAGTAAAAGCTGGATTAACAGGTACGTTAGCTGAAGGTGAGTTAGAACACAAACTTGAAGGAAATAAAGTAGATGTAAAATATGTACAAATCCCTTATACATCTATCCCAGATAGTTTAGTAAAAGTTTCAAAATCTGATATTTCTAGCTACATAAGCAAAAACGAAAAGAAATATAAAGTTGAAGCTTCAAGAGATATTAAATATGTTCAATTTAACGAGGTTGCTTCAATAGAAGATGAAAATGCTATAAAAGCAGATTTAAACAATCTTTTAAAAGACAAAGAAGAATACAATCAAACTACAAAAGCCAACGAAACGGTTTTAGGGTTTAAAAATACTACCGATAACGAAGATTTCGTAAACACGCATTCAGATATTAAATTTGATAATCGTTTCTTATTTAAATCGAGTTTGCCAGTCGCAGTTGCAGATAGCCTTTTTACTTTAAATGAAGGCGATGTTTACGGTCCTTATAAAGATAACGGAGCTTTTAAAATATCGAAAGTAGTTGCTGTAAAACAAATTCCAGATTCAGCTAAGGTAAGACACATTTTAATTCCGTTTTTAGGTTCAAGAAGTGCTTCTCCAGAAGTTGTTCAAACAGAAGACCAAGCAAAAGCTACTGCCGACAGTTTATTGGCTGTAATAAAATCAGATCGTTCTAAATTCCCAGAGTTAGTTAAAGAATTCTCTTCAGATCAAGGAAGCGTTAATAACGAAGGTCGTTACGATTGGCACCCATACAATTCTATGGTGCCAGAATTTAATGATTTTGAATTTGAAGGTAAAGTTGGGGATTTAGGTGTTGTAAAAACAGTTTTTGGTTTCCATATTATTGAAATTGAAGGTTTAAAAGAAAAGAAAAAAGCAATCCAAATTGCAACTATTGCAAGAAAAATTGAGCCATCTGAAGCTACAATTGATAAAATATTTAGAGATGCTTCAAATTTTGAACTTGCTCTAGAAAAGAAAGATTTTGATGAGTTAGCAAAAGAAAGTTCTTTTACAGCACGTCCAGTTAATGGCATTAAAGTTTTAGATGAAAACATTCCAGGTGTTGGTAACCAAAGACCTATTGTTCGATGGACTTTTGAAGAAGATACTAAAGTAGGAGATGTTAAACGTTTTAATATTCCAAATGGTTATGTTATTGCACAATTGGTAGCAAAACACGAAGCAGGATTAATGTCTGTTGAAGATGCTTCTGCAAGTGTATCGCCAATTATTCGTAGCCAAAAGAAAGCCGAGATGATTAAAAAGCGTGTCTCTGCAAAAACATTAGACGCTTTAGCTAAAGCTGAAAATACTACTGTAAAAACGGCTTTTGCTCTTAATATGAAAACGCCAACTTTAGCAGGTGCAGGAAGAGAGCCTTTAGTTGTAGGTGCTGCTTTTGGTTTAAAAGAAGGACAAACTTCAAAATTAATTGAAGGTTCTAATGGAGTTTATATGATACAAGTTACTAAAGCTACACCAGCTGTAAAATTAGAAAACTACCAAGCAGCTGCGAATAGAGTAGAACAACAGAAAATAAATGTAGTTTCTTCAAAGTTATTCAATGCTTTAAAAGAAGCGGCTGAAATTGAAGATAACCGTGTTAAAATTCAAGTTCAGTAA
- a CDS encoding S9 family peptidase translates to MKHLKFSFYLCVFFVAFLSAQTKQITLEDIWNGSFRTESMDVLHSMANGKQYAVLNFNRDTRSTSIDVYDYKTLKKEKTLVDSKDIEALRYFTDYTFSNDETKVILATNETSVYRRSVLGNYFVYDLKTKSITPVFEEKIQQPTFSPDGAKVGYAYKNNLYVKDLNSGKTTQITFDGEKNKIINGLTDWVYEEEFAFVRAFEWNSNSDKIAFIRFDETLVPEFSMDIYGQDLYQTQEVFKYPKAGEPNSKVSLHIYNLDTNKTTKVAVEKLYNDFYIPRIKWTNNSNVLSAQYLNRKQNVLDLWFVNAKTNKANLVLTETDKAYVNVTDNLTFLKDNSFIWTSEKDGYNHIYHYSDTGKLINQVTFGNWEVTNYYGYDEKTDRIFYQSVENGSINRDVYAIKLNGRNKKRLSSAEGTNDAAFSADFSYFINTFSNASTPPQYTLNNAVSGAVIKNIVNNEALVLKLSEYKFSKKEFSTIQVNGNDLNMWMIKPIDFDASKQYPLFMCQYSGPGSQEVANQWNSANDYWYQYLAQQGCIVVCVDGRGTGFKGAVFKKVTQNELGKYEVEDQIEAAKQLGNLPFVDASRIGIWGWSFGGFMSSNCLFKGADVFKMAIAVAPVSSWRFYDSVYTERFMGMPQDNASGYDDNSPINHADKLNGDFLLIHGSGDDNVHVQNTMRLVEALVQANKQFDWAIYPDKNHGIYGGNTRLHLYKKMTNFINEKLGDKTN, encoded by the coding sequence ATGAAACACCTAAAATTCTCTTTTTATCTCTGCGTATTTTTCGTAGCATTTTTATCAGCACAAACAAAACAAATTACTCTAGAAGACATTTGGAATGGAAGTTTTAGAACCGAAAGTATGGATGTTTTACATTCCATGGCAAACGGTAAGCAATATGCTGTATTAAATTTTAATAGAGACACACGATCCACATCTATAGATGTTTACGATTATAAAACCTTAAAAAAGGAGAAAACCTTAGTCGATTCTAAAGACATTGAAGCGCTTAGGTATTTTACAGATTATACCTTTAGCAACGACGAAACAAAAGTGATTTTGGCAACAAATGAAACATCGGTTTATCGCCGTTCGGTGTTGGGAAATTATTTTGTTTACGATTTAAAAACAAAATCAATTACCCCTGTTTTTGAAGAAAAAATTCAACAACCTACATTCTCACCAGATGGAGCTAAAGTAGGGTATGCTTATAAAAACAATTTGTATGTTAAAGATTTAAATTCTGGTAAAACCACACAAATTACTTTCGATGGCGAAAAAAATAAAATAATTAACGGTTTAACCGACTGGGTTTACGAAGAAGAATTTGCCTTTGTTCGCGCTTTTGAATGGAATTCAAATAGTGATAAAATAGCTTTTATTCGTTTTGATGAAACGCTTGTTCCAGAATTTTCAATGGATATTTATGGGCAGGATCTTTACCAAACACAGGAGGTTTTTAAATACCCGAAAGCGGGTGAGCCAAACTCGAAAGTATCACTTCACATATATAATCTAGATACAAATAAAACAACTAAAGTTGCCGTTGAAAAATTATATAATGATTTTTATATTCCTAGAATTAAATGGACTAATAATTCCAATGTTTTAAGTGCTCAATATCTAAATAGAAAGCAAAATGTATTGGATTTATGGTTTGTAAATGCTAAAACGAATAAAGCAAATTTAGTGCTTACTGAAACCGATAAAGCCTATGTAAATGTAACCGATAATTTAACTTTTTTAAAGGATAATAGTTTTATCTGGACCAGCGAAAAAGATGGTTACAATCATATTTATCATTACTCCGATACGGGGAAACTTATAAACCAGGTAACTTTTGGAAATTGGGAAGTAACAAATTATTATGGCTACGATGAAAAAACCGATAGAATATTTTACCAGTCGGTTGAAAATGGCTCTATTAACAGAGATGTGTATGCAATTAAATTAAACGGACGTAATAAAAAACGATTATCAAGTGCCGAAGGCACAAATGATGCTGCTTTTAGTGCCGATTTTTCATATTTTATAAATACGTTTTCTAATGCTTCAACACCACCGCAATACACCTTAAACAATGCGGTTTCTGGTGCAGTTATTAAGAATATTGTTAATAACGAAGCTCTTGTTTTAAAACTTTCAGAATATAAATTTTCCAAAAAAGAATTCAGTACAATCCAGGTTAACGGCAACGATTTAAATATGTGGATGATAAAACCAATCGATTTTGATGCATCAAAACAATATCCTCTTTTTATGTGTCAATATTCTGGTCCGGGTTCGCAAGAAGTAGCCAATCAATGGAACAGTGCTAACGATTATTGGTATCAGTATTTAGCTCAACAAGGTTGTATTGTGGTTTGTGTAGATGGCAGAGGTACAGGTTTTAAAGGAGCGGTATTTAAAAAAGTAACCCAAAACGAATTGGGTAAATACGAAGTTGAAGACCAGATTGAAGCAGCCAAACAGCTTGGCAATTTACCTTTTGTAGATGCTTCAAGAATAGGTATATGGGGGTGGAGTTTTGGTGGCTTTATGAGTAGTAATTGCTTGTTTAAAGGTGCCGATGTATTTAAAATGGCCATTGCTGTAGCACCGGTTAGCAGCTGGCGTTTTTACGACTCTGTTTACACCGAACGTTTTATGGGTATGCCTCAGGATAATGCAAGTGGTTATGATGATAATTCACCAATTAATCATGCTGATAAACTAAATGGCGATTTTCTTTTAATTCACGGTTCGGGAGACGATAATGTGCATGTGCAAAATACTATGCGATTGGTAGAGGCTTTGGTACAAGCCAATAAGCAATTCGATTGGGCTATTTACCCGGATAAAAATCATGGAATTTATGGAGGAAACACAAGACTTCATCTTTATAAAAAAATGACTAATTTCATAAACGAGAAATTAGGAGATAAAACAAACTAA
- a CDS encoding peptide MFS transporter — MSNLTLKPHQRELFGQPIGLYILFLTEMWERFSYYGMRALLVLYMTTSALGDDARGAGLGWSSKEALALYGWYTMLVYVMSIPGGMIADKLIGQKKAVLWGAIILCIGHGILVLTDIWAFYAGLGFVILGVGLLKPNISTMVGGLYKEGDIRRDKGFSIFYIGINLGSFLATMIVGGVVAKWGWHAGFGLAGVVMLLGLINYIGGQKYLINVGNFEVVEKDSNEVSYSQLFSKLSTSPKQLLISLVLLIASFYGWYVMEWGYGLLFVFLTVITSLLMMIYKELESQIFKDRFLVLLVSFIMVIIFWGAFEQAGGLMNLYTDSKTDRNFFGLFEIPTVMFQSLNAGFIILFATIVASLWAKRKLKGKEASSLFKMAIGIIIMGLGFLFMVFAVMEFNNSGSSSMIWLVLAYFFHTIGELCLSPVALSFITKLAPVRYASLMMGVYFASSGLGNKVAGIIGESASEFGELTIFSGLVIFTVIIGLLFIIILKPLKRLTHGAEDNETEIHETEGFELAEN; from the coding sequence ATGAGTAACCTGACCTTAAAACCACATCAGAGAGAATTATTCGGACAGCCAATAGGATTATATATTTTGTTTTTAACTGAAATGTGGGAGCGATTTTCATATTATGGTATGCGAGCACTTTTGGTTTTATACATGACAACTTCTGCTTTGGGTGACGATGCTCGTGGAGCGGGTTTAGGTTGGTCTAGCAAAGAAGCTTTAGCGCTGTATGGTTGGTACACTATGTTGGTGTATGTTATGTCTATTCCTGGAGGTATGATTGCCGACAAATTAATTGGTCAGAAAAAAGCTGTTTTATGGGGCGCTATAATTTTATGTATTGGTCATGGTATTTTAGTTTTAACAGATATCTGGGCATTTTATGCTGGTTTAGGATTTGTTATTTTGGGAGTTGGCCTGTTAAAACCAAATATCTCTACAATGGTAGGTGGTTTGTATAAAGAAGGCGATATTAGAAGAGATAAAGGATTTAGTATTTTTTATATAGGAATTAATTTAGGCTCTTTTTTAGCAACCATGATTGTGGGAGGTGTTGTTGCCAAGTGGGGTTGGCATGCCGGATTTGGTCTAGCGGGTGTTGTTATGCTTTTAGGGTTAATTAATTACATTGGTGGTCAGAAATATTTAATAAATGTAGGTAATTTTGAAGTAGTCGAGAAAGACTCAAACGAAGTATCTTACAGTCAATTGTTTTCAAAATTATCAACCTCACCAAAACAATTGCTAATTTCTTTAGTATTGCTAATTGCATCTTTTTATGGATGGTATGTTATGGAGTGGGGTTATGGTTTATTATTTGTGTTTTTAACGGTAATTACATCTCTGCTAATGATGATTTATAAGGAGTTAGAAAGTCAAATTTTTAAGGACCGTTTTCTTGTTTTGTTAGTGTCTTTTATAATGGTAATTATTTTTTGGGGTGCTTTTGAACAAGCAGGAGGGCTCATGAATTTATATACAGACTCAAAAACCGACAGAAACTTTTTTGGTTTATTTGAAATTCCAACAGTGATGTTTCAAAGTCTAAATGCTGGGTTTATTATTTTGTTTGCTACCATTGTGGCTAGTTTATGGGCCAAGCGAAAGTTAAAGGGCAAAGAGGCTTCTTCACTATTTAAAATGGCCATTGGTATTATAATTATGGGCCTAGGTTTCCTTTTCATGGTTTTTGCTGTAATGGAGTTTAATAATTCTGGTTCATCAAGTATGATTTGGTTAGTTTTAGCTTATTTTTTTCATACCATTGGAGAATTATGTCTCTCACCTGTTGCTTTATCGTTTATTACTAAGTTAGCTCCCGTTAGATATGCTTCATTAATGATGGGTGTTTATTTTGCATCAAGTGGATTGGGAAATAAAGTTGCGGGTATTATAGGAGAATCGGCTTCAGAATTTGGTGAGTTAACCATTTTCTCTGGTTTAGTGATTTTTACTGTTATTATAGGTTTGTTATTTATAATTATTTTAAAACCATTAAAAAGATTAACCCACGGCGCAGAAGATAACGAGACAGAAATACACGAAACTGAAGGTTTCGAATTAGCAGAAAACTAA